The Lycium ferocissimum isolate CSIRO_LF1 chromosome 1, AGI_CSIRO_Lferr_CH_V1, whole genome shotgun sequence genome includes a region encoding these proteins:
- the LOC132057949 gene encoding cyclin-dependent kinase F-4-like isoform X2, with protein sequence MERYKIIKEVGNGTFGSVWRALNKQTGEVVAIKKMKKKYYSWEECINLREVKSLRKMSHPNIVKLKEVIRETDILYFVFEYMECNLYHLMKDRPKLFLESEVRNWCFQIFQGLAYMHQRGYFHRDLKPENLLVSKDTIKIADFGLAREINSQPPYTEYVSTRWYRAPEVLLQSPIYGPAVDMWAMGAIMAELLSLRPLFPGSSEADEIYKICSVIGTPSKSEWAHGHELASAINYQFPQIGGVNLSSLLPSASADAINLITSLCSWDPSKRPTAVEVLQHRFFQSCFYVPPSLRSKTAVPRTPPSAGMKGATEQKTNRWSSSTLTNPKPRSNFSPVKSQFSPGVQRKLQMNYQDVTRNDKFLKGPIKQQPAKYRPPVRNVPVVGSAVKTRVSDATEKLANMTIGSGRSSIKQPTFPQPMKAGGLHGQRDLYLGRSQDILPGRSYSRKVAG encoded by the exons ATGGAGAG GTACAAGATAATTAAGGAAGTTGGTAATGGTACATTCGGGAGTGTGTGGCGAGCTCTGAATAAACAGACTGGTGAAGTG GTTGCaattaagaaaatgaagaagaagtattaTTCATGGGAAGAATGCATTAATTTGAGAGAAGTCAAG TCACTGAGGAAAATGAGCCATCCAAATATCGTTAAACTCAAGGAAGTGATTAGGGAGACTGACATTTTGTACTTTGTTTTCGAATACATG GAGTGCAACTTATATCACCTTATGAAGGATAGGCCTAAGCTTTTCTTAGAATCGGAAGTGAGAAATTGGTGCTTCCAAATATTTCAAGGTCTTGCATACATGCATCAACGTGGATATTTTCATCGCGACCTTAAGCCAG AGAACTTGTTGGTTTCAAAAGATACAATAAAAATTGCTGATTTCGGTCTTGCTCGGGAGATCAATTCTCAGCCCCCATATACGGAATATGTCTCAACACGCTG GTATCGTGCCCCTGAAGTTCTTCTACAATCACCAATATATGGTCCAGCTGTCG ATATGTGGGCAATGGGTGCAATAATGGCTGAGTTATTATCTCTTCGTCCTCTATTCCCGGGTTCAAG TGAAGCAGATGAGATTTACAAAATATGCAGTGTTATTGGTACTCCATCAAAGAGTGAATGGGCTCATGGGCACGAACTTGCTAGTGCTATCAACTACCAGTTTCCACAG ATTGGTGGTGTAAATCTTTCTTCGTTACTCCCATCTGCCAGTGCGGATGCAATTAATCTAATCACT TCGCTATGTTCGTGGGATCCTTCCAAGAGACCAACAGCGGTTGAAGTTCTTCAGCATCGTTTCTTCCAG AGTTGCTTTTATGTACCTCCATCACTTCGCTCTAAGACTGCTGTTCCTAGGACGCCTCCATCTG CTGGAATGAAGGGTGCCACAGAGCAAAAAACCAACAGGTGGTCTTCAAGTACTTTAACCAACCCAAAGCCTAGAAGCAACTTCTCTCCCGTCAAGTCGCAATTTAGCCCAG GTGTCCAAAGGAAGTTGCAAATGAATTATCAG GATGTAACGAGGAATGATAAATTCCTGAAAGGCCCTATTAAACAACAACCAGCAAAATATCGTCCTCCTGTAAGGAATGTCCCTG TGGTTGGTTCTGCGGTGAAGACTCGTGTCTCTGATGCTACTGAGAAGCTTGCCAACATGACCATCGGCTCTGGTAGATCATCTATAAAGCAGCCAACATTCCCTCAACCTATGAAGGCAGGAGGATTACATGGGCAGCGTGACTTGTACCTGGGACGATCTCAAGACATTCTGCCTGGAAGAAGCTATTCAAGGAAAGTCGCTGGATAA
- the LOC132057949 gene encoding cyclin-dependent kinase F-4-like isoform X1, with amino-acid sequence MERYKIIKEVGNGTFGSVWRALNKQTGEVVAIKKMKKKYYSWEECINLREVKSLRKMSHPNIVKLKEVIRETDILYFVFEYMECNLYHLMKDRPKLFLESEVRNWCFQIFQGLAYMHQRGYFHRDLKPENLLVSKDTIKIADFGLAREINSQPPYTEYVSTRWYRAPEVLLQSPIYGPAVDMWAMGAIMAELLSLRPLFPGSSEADEIYKICSVIGTPSKSEWAHGHELASAINYQFPQVQCIGGVNLSSLLPSASADAINLITSLCSWDPSKRPTAVEVLQHRFFQSCFYVPPSLRSKTAVPRTPPSAGMKGATEQKTNRWSSSTLTNPKPRSNFSPVKSQFSPGVQRKLQMNYQDVTRNDKFLKGPIKQQPAKYRPPVRNVPVVGSAVKTRVSDATEKLANMTIGSGRSSIKQPTFPQPMKAGGLHGQRDLYLGRSQDILPGRSYSRKVAG; translated from the exons ATGGAGAG GTACAAGATAATTAAGGAAGTTGGTAATGGTACATTCGGGAGTGTGTGGCGAGCTCTGAATAAACAGACTGGTGAAGTG GTTGCaattaagaaaatgaagaagaagtattaTTCATGGGAAGAATGCATTAATTTGAGAGAAGTCAAG TCACTGAGGAAAATGAGCCATCCAAATATCGTTAAACTCAAGGAAGTGATTAGGGAGACTGACATTTTGTACTTTGTTTTCGAATACATG GAGTGCAACTTATATCACCTTATGAAGGATAGGCCTAAGCTTTTCTTAGAATCGGAAGTGAGAAATTGGTGCTTCCAAATATTTCAAGGTCTTGCATACATGCATCAACGTGGATATTTTCATCGCGACCTTAAGCCAG AGAACTTGTTGGTTTCAAAAGATACAATAAAAATTGCTGATTTCGGTCTTGCTCGGGAGATCAATTCTCAGCCCCCATATACGGAATATGTCTCAACACGCTG GTATCGTGCCCCTGAAGTTCTTCTACAATCACCAATATATGGTCCAGCTGTCG ATATGTGGGCAATGGGTGCAATAATGGCTGAGTTATTATCTCTTCGTCCTCTATTCCCGGGTTCAAG TGAAGCAGATGAGATTTACAAAATATGCAGTGTTATTGGTACTCCATCAAAGAGTGAATGGGCTCATGGGCACGAACTTGCTAGTGCTATCAACTACCAGTTTCCACAGGTCCAATGT ATTGGTGGTGTAAATCTTTCTTCGTTACTCCCATCTGCCAGTGCGGATGCAATTAATCTAATCACT TCGCTATGTTCGTGGGATCCTTCCAAGAGACCAACAGCGGTTGAAGTTCTTCAGCATCGTTTCTTCCAG AGTTGCTTTTATGTACCTCCATCACTTCGCTCTAAGACTGCTGTTCCTAGGACGCCTCCATCTG CTGGAATGAAGGGTGCCACAGAGCAAAAAACCAACAGGTGGTCTTCAAGTACTTTAACCAACCCAAAGCCTAGAAGCAACTTCTCTCCCGTCAAGTCGCAATTTAGCCCAG GTGTCCAAAGGAAGTTGCAAATGAATTATCAG GATGTAACGAGGAATGATAAATTCCTGAAAGGCCCTATTAAACAACAACCAGCAAAATATCGTCCTCCTGTAAGGAATGTCCCTG TGGTTGGTTCTGCGGTGAAGACTCGTGTCTCTGATGCTACTGAGAAGCTTGCCAACATGACCATCGGCTCTGGTAGATCATCTATAAAGCAGCCAACATTCCCTCAACCTATGAAGGCAGGAGGATTACATGGGCAGCGTGACTTGTACCTGGGACGATCTCAAGACATTCTGCCTGGAAGAAGCTATTCAAGGAAAGTCGCTGGATAA
- the LOC132030860 gene encoding methyl jasmonate esterase 1-like yields the protein MVHIICSSFKRGKIIDMEKSKFLISLFLILLLPYVNANLSGPKAKKHFVLVHTAGHGAWSWYKIIALMRSSGHNVTALDLGASGINPKQALEVRHISDFFSPLMEFMASLPAHEKVVLVGHSIGGLAIAKAMETFPEKIAVAVFVAALMPGPNLNATTLYFETFNAVIPQLDNRVTYDDGPTNPPTTLILGPKYLATNFYPRSPIQDFALATRVARPIPIRTNDVSKETVLSSKRYGSVRRVFIVVVEDKVLKKEFQQLMIEKNPPDEVKEIQGSDHMGMMSKPHQLFTLLISMANKYS from the exons ATGGTTCATATTATTTGCTCATCCTTCAAAAGAGGGAAAATAATAGATATGGAGAAAAGCAAGTTTCTAATAAGTCTTTTTCTTATACTTTTGTTGCCATATGTAAATGCTAACTTGTCAGGGCCTAAAGCTAAGAAGCACTTTGTGCTCGTTCATACGGCAGGACATGGAGCCTGGTCCTGGTATAAGATTATAGCATTGATGAGATCTTCAGGGCATAATGTCACAGCTCTTGACTTGGGCGCTTCAGGGATCAATCCAAAGCAGGCCCTCGAAGTCCGACATATATCAGATTTCTTTAGTCCGCTAATGGAGTTCATGGCTTCTCTTCCTGCGCATGAAAAAGTGGTTCTTGTAGGCCATAGTATTGGTGGACTCGCCATTGCTAAAGCCATGGAAACCTTCCCAGAAAAGATTGCAGTTGCTGTATTTGTCGCTGCTCTAATGCCTGGTCCAAATCTCAATGCAACCACACTTTATTTCGAG ACATTCAATGCAGTAATACCTCAACTTGATAATCGTGTTACATACGATGATGGACCTACAAATCCTCCAACCACCCTCATCCTCGGTCCGAAGTACTTGGCAACTAACTTTTACCCGAGGAGCCCAATTCAG GATTTTGCGCTGGCCACTAGAGTAGCAAGGCCAATACCTATCCGTACGAACGATGTTTCTAAGGAGACAGTTCTTTCAAGCAAGAG GTATGGATCAGTTAGGAGAGTGTTCATTGTGGTTGTTGAAGATAAAGTTCTAAAGAAGGAATTTCAACAGTTGATGATTGAAAAGAATCCCCCTGATGAAGTGAAAGAGATCCAGGGCTCTGACCATATGGGCATGATGTCTAAACCCCATCAACTTTTTACTCTTCTTATAAGCATGGCCAACAAATACAGCTAA
- the LOC132057963 gene encoding protein BREVIS RADIX-like encodes MLTCITCKQKIDDDGGEEGPRGTPNTKESVKSLTSQIKDIALKVSGKSSKSSTPTSSYRRGQRAYPDFETISEEVPYQPGSSSSTPAWDFTRNHRTPRADSRFAGGYGDDEKRESVYSQSGDMVLPDEEGPKEWIAQVEPGVQITFVSLPTGGNDLKRIRFSRDMFDKWQAQRWWGENFDRIMELYNVQKFNQQAMDTPGRSELGRDSNYSRLGSPRESKEWTQRNYRPSSSSQYNYGGPSSYAPGMEPSRMTTDSNASVSMSVAGDGESEWIAEDEPGVYITIRQLADGTRELRRVRFSREQFGEVNAKQWWEQNRDRIQDQYL; translated from the exons ATGCTGACGTGTATAACTTGCAAGCAAAAAATAGATGATGATGGAGGAGAAGAAGGTCCACGTGGAACCCCCAATACTAAAGAATCAGTCAAAAGCTTGACGTCCCAG ATCAAAGATATTGCATTAAAGGTGTCTGGAAAAAGCAGCAAGTCCAGTACACCAACTAGTAGTTACAGGAGAGGACAAAGAGCATATCCTGATTTTGAAACAATTTCAGAGGAAGTTCCATATCAACCAGGAAGTTCAAGTTCTACTCCTGCTTGGGATTTTACCCGTAATCATCGAACTCCTCGAGCAGATTCAAGATTTGCCGGAGGATATGGTGATGATGAAAAAAGAGAATCTGTCTACTCACAGTCAGGTGATATGGTGCTGCCAGATGAGGAAGGGCCAAAAGAGTGGATAGCTCAGGTGGAGCCTGGTGTTCAGATTACATTTGTCTCTCTTCCAACTGGTGGAAATGATCTCAAACGGATCCGCTTTAG TCGGGATATGTTCGATAAATGGCAAGCTCAAAGATGGTGGGGTGAGAATTTTGATAGAATTATGGAGCTCTACAATGTCCAGAAATTTAATCAGCAAGCTATGGATACTCCCGGGCGGTCTGAGCTAGGA AGAGATTCTAATTATTCAAGGCTTGGATCACCTAGGGAAAGCAAGGAGTGGACTCAGAGAAATTATAGACCATCCAGTAGTAGCCAATATAACTATGGAGGACCCAGTTCTTATGCCCCCGGCATGGAACCATCAAGGATGACAACTGACTCAAACGCTTCAGTTTCCATGAGCGTTGCCGGTGATGGGGAGTCAGAATGGATAGCGGAAGATGAGCCTGGGGTATATATAACCATCAGACAACTAGCTGATGGCACTAGAGAGCTACGGCGTGTAAGATTCAG CCGCGAACAATTTGGGGAGGTGAATGCGAAGCAGTGGTGGGAACAGAACAGGGATAGAATACAAGATCAGTACCTTTAa